The Thunnus albacares chromosome 21, fThuAlb1.1, whole genome shotgun sequence genome window below encodes:
- the slc35b3 gene encoding adenosine 3'-phospho 5'-phosphosulfate transporter 2, with protein MSAKYGLVGYNSSRKHISISIPSSTEVMSPHIKSVEELRVLGINLSSFSAPTQFFICVAGVFLFYLIYGYLQELIFSVEGFKPFGWYLTLVQFGFYSMFGLVELQLTQDKRRRIPGKTYMIIAFLTVGTMGLSNTSLGYLNYPTQVIFKCCKLIPVMIGGVFIQGKRYNVADVSAALCMSLGLIWFTLADSKVAPNFNVTGVLLISLALCADAAIGNVQEKAMKLHNGSNSEMVLYSYSIGFVYILTGLLCLGGLGPAVAFCSEHPVKTYGYAFFFSLTGYFGISFVLALIKLFGALVAVTVTTGRKAMTIVLSFMFFAKPFTFQYIWGGLLVLFGIFLNVYSKNRDKMKLPSIKDLRSWLLTGKKVRFLSQNV; from the exons ATGAGTGCCAAATATGGCCTGGTGGGCTACAACAGTTCACGGAAGCACATTTCAATTTCCATCCCGTCGTCCACGGAGGTGATGTCACCTCACATAAAGTCTGTGGAGGAACTGAGGGTCCTGGGAATCAACCTGAGCAGCTTCAGTGCCCCCACACAGTTCTTCATCTGTGTGGCTGGAGTCTTCCTCTTTTACCTCATATATGGATATCTGCAG GAGCTGATATTTTCCGTAGAGGGATTCAAGCCTTTTGGTTGGTACCTCACTTTGGTCCAGTTTGGCTTCTACTCCATGTTTGGACTGGTGGAGCTTCAGCTCACACAGGACAAACGCAGAAG GATACCAGGGAAGACCTATATGATCATAGCATTCCTAACAGTGGGCACCATGGGCCTGTCTAATACCTCTCTGGGCTACTTGAACTACCCCACACAGGTCATCTTCAAGTGCTGTAAACTCATCCCTGTCATGATTGGAGGAGTGTTTATTCAAG GTAAACGCTATAATGTGGCTGATGTGTCAGCTGCTCTCTGCATGAGTCTGGGACTCATCTGGTTTACGCTCGCTGACAGTAAAGTGGCCCCCAACTTTAACGTCACAG GTGTTCTTCTCATCTCCTTGGCACTGTGTGCAGACGCTGCCATTGGAAACGTGCAGGAGAAAGCCATGAAACTCCATAATGGCTCCAACTCCGAAATG gtgcTGTACTCGTACTCCATTGGTTTTGTCTACATACTGACAGGTCTGCTCTGTTTGGGTGGGCTGGGACCAGCAGTGGCATTCTGCTCAGAG CATCCTGTGAAGACATACGGTTATgcattcttcttctctcttaCGGGTTATTTTGGCATCTCCTTTGTGCTGGCCTTGATCAAGCTCTTTGGTGCCCTGGTTGCAGTGACAG TAACCACCGGGCGAAAGGCCATGACTATCGTACTTTCCTTCATGTTCTTCGCAAAACCTTTCACTTTTCA GTACATCTGGGGCGGCCTTCTGGTGCTCTTTGGCATCTTCTTGaatgtttacagtaaaaacagagacaaaatgaAGCTTCCCTCAATCAAGGACCTCAGGAGCTGGCTGCTGACAGGAAAGAAAGTCCGATTTCTCTCACAAAACGTATAG